One stretch of bacterium DNA includes these proteins:
- a CDS encoding sugar ABC transporter permease yields MQSPEGVTPKSRSKKGLAAWFRQERVFRLIPFIMVEGTFLLLLAVPFILTIYISLLKWRASRPFETAYFYGFLNYAQVLGDVDFWWALGRTFYFAGVAVSLELVIGFLLAMFVYREFRGRKIYITIFLVPMMVVPVVVGYNFSMIYVDSGPLNQILSPFLELFGINPRVRWLSHPVAAQWAVILADVWQWTSLTFLIFLSGFTALPEQLSHAARVLGASRWQIFWRVQLPLLKPAILIAVIIRSMEALKLFDQVVLLTFGGPGTSTETVAFFLWRQVWQFNKYSFGAAASVLLLIIFSFLIFYGIHLLVRERAIVQEEQIG; encoded by the coding sequence ATGCAATCACCTGAAGGCGTTACGCCAAAGTCGCGTTCCAAGAAGGGCCTTGCCGCCTGGTTTCGGCAGGAGCGCGTCTTCCGCCTGATTCCGTTCATCATGGTGGAGGGGACTTTCCTCCTCCTTCTCGCCGTTCCCTTCATCCTGACGATTTACATCAGCCTGCTCAAATGGCGCGCCAGCCGGCCGTTCGAGACAGCCTATTTTTACGGCTTTTTAAATTATGCCCAGGTCCTCGGCGACGTGGATTTCTGGTGGGCACTGGGGCGGACGTTTTATTTCGCCGGGGTGGCGGTGTCGCTCGAGCTGGTTATCGGCTTCCTGCTGGCGATGTTCGTCTACCGGGAGTTCCGCGGCAGGAAGATCTACATCACCATCTTCCTGGTTCCGATGATGGTGGTTCCGGTCGTCGTGGGCTACAACTTTTCGATGATTTACGTGGACTCCGGGCCCCTCAACCAGATATTGTCCCCGTTTTTGGAGTTGTTCGGAATCAACCCCCGCGTCCGGTGGCTCTCCCACCCGGTCGCCGCTCAATGGGCGGTCATCCTCGCGGACGTCTGGCAGTGGACCTCGCTCACCTTTTTAATCTTCTTGTCGGGCTTCACCGCGCTGCCGGAGCAGCTCTCCCACGCCGCCCGTGTCCTGGGGGCGAGCCGGTGGCAGATTTTCTGGCGGGTGCAACTTCCCTTGCTGAAACCCGCCATCCTCATCGCCGTCATCATCCGGTCGATGGAGGCGCTCAAGCTTTTCGACCAGGTCGTCCTGCTCACCTTCGGGGGCCCCGGCACTTCGACCGAAACGGTCGCCTTTTTCCTATGGAGACAGGTCTGGCAGTTTAACAAGTACAGCTTCGGCGCCGCCGCATCGGTCCTGCTGCTCATCATATTCTCGTTTCTCATCTTCTACGGAATTCATCTGCTCGTCCGGGAGCGGGCCATCGTCCAAGAGGAGCAGATCGGATGA
- a CDS encoding extracellular solute-binding protein — MKRLAMGILAAATVLVLAGGPALAQVLPGATVEERAINGAKAYIKKHNLKNPTLTVLQNALFKNAQPEYDRQWEKLTGVKVKSIPYGYTDIPSKIMAEAVAKTGQWDIFNHFPYSIPDAWGAGVIRSLDAYAKKGKPDFSGIESGLRAQQWYQGNLTFLLLDGDHLALVIRKDIADLAKNDYKAKFGKEPGCPETMSEWEQMAKYFHTEKGQTRWGKKFDKPLYGALAYRSINFSYRHFPAYFGGLLFDKNMNPRINTPQGVTAIQGFASIVKYMPPDVQGWGTPQIYPFWGSGQAFSVMSFPSIVGYGNKNPKSTIKDQQITCMVPGVKVKGKLVRRSPQAAGAGWAVSRYSKHPELAYYFLQWLTAPTKGDELIADPKGFWDPMRKSNLTAPAVVSKFGKQMIETTLANAKVATSLLMIEGNYEYFNVLDKNLSLVMQGNISAKEAAKRIESGWNKITKDVGRKNQVRAWRKGVASGAYIDKF, encoded by the coding sequence ATGAAACGACTCGCAATGGGAATACTGGCCGCGGCGACGGTCCTCGTGCTCGCGGGCGGCCCGGCACTGGCACAGGTCCTGCCGGGCGCCACGGTGGAGGAGCGCGCCATCAACGGCGCGAAAGCCTACATCAAGAAGCATAACCTGAAAAATCCCACGCTTACGGTGCTTCAAAATGCGCTCTTCAAAAACGCGCAGCCGGAATACGATCGCCAGTGGGAGAAGCTGACGGGTGTGAAGGTCAAGTCCATTCCCTACGGCTACACGGACATTCCGTCGAAAATCATGGCCGAAGCCGTTGCCAAGACAGGGCAGTGGGACATCTTCAACCACTTCCCCTACTCCATTCCCGACGCCTGGGGCGCCGGTGTGATCCGGTCCCTGGATGCCTACGCGAAAAAGGGAAAACCCGACTTCTCGGGCATCGAGTCCGGCCTTCGCGCCCAGCAGTGGTATCAGGGCAACCTCACATTTTTGCTTCTCGACGGCGATCACCTCGCCCTCGTCATCCGGAAAGATATCGCCGATCTGGCCAAGAACGACTACAAGGCCAAGTTCGGCAAGGAACCCGGCTGCCCTGAAACGATGTCCGAATGGGAGCAGATGGCCAAGTACTTCCATACGGAAAAGGGACAGACCCGCTGGGGCAAGAAATTCGACAAACCGCTTTACGGCGCGTTGGCCTACCGGAGCATCAATTTCTCCTACCGCCATTTCCCGGCCTACTTCGGCGGGCTGCTCTTCGACAAAAACATGAACCCGCGGATTAATACCCCGCAGGGCGTCACGGCGATTCAGGGGTTTGCTTCCATTGTGAAATACATGCCCCCCGACGTTCAGGGCTGGGGCACGCCGCAGATTTATCCCTTCTGGGGAAGCGGACAGGCATTTTCGGTCATGTCTTTCCCGTCGATTGTCGGCTACGGCAACAAGAACCCCAAGAGCACGATCAAGGACCAGCAGATCACTTGCATGGTTCCGGGCGTAAAAGTGAAGGGCAAGCTCGTTCGGCGTTCCCCGCAGGCGGCGGGAGCCGGCTGGGCGGTCAGCCGCTACAGCAAACATCCCGAGCTCGCCTACTATTTCCTCCAGTGGCTCACCGCCCCGACCAAGGGCGACGAGCTTATTGCCGATCCCAAGGGCTTCTGGGACCCGATGCGGAAGTCGAACCTGACGGCCCCCGCCGTCGTCTCGAAATTCGGCAAACAGATGATCGAAACGACGCTGGCGAATGCCAAGGTCGCGACCTCGCTGCTGATGATCGAGGGCAACTACGAGTACTTCAACGTCCTCGACAAAAATCTCTCGCTTGTCATGCAGGGGAACATCAGCGCCAAGGAGGCCGCGAAGCGGATCGAGAGCGGCTGGAACAAGATCACCAAAGATGTCGGGCGCAAAAATCAGGTTCGCGCCTGGCGTAAGGGTGTGGCCAGCGGCGCTTATATTGATAAATTTTAG
- a CDS encoding glutaredoxin domain-containing protein yields MPAEIEVYTTEPCTYCMAAKNLLKKRGLEYKEYLVFGGTPEWKAMQERTGGKTAPQVIINGEVIGGFPQLAVLDKEGKLVEISAS; encoded by the coding sequence ATGCCGGCCGAAATCGAGGTCTACACCACAGAGCCCTGCACCTACTGCATGGCGGCGAAAAACCTGCTCAAGAAGCGGGGTCTTGAATACAAGGAATACCTCGTATTCGGCGGAACCCCCGAGTGGAAAGCCATGCAAGAGCGCACCGGCGGCAAGACCGCCCCCCAGGTCATCATCAACGGCGAGGTTATCGGCGGATTTCCGCAGCTGGCCGTTCTCGACAAGGAAGGCAAGCTGGTCGAAATCAGCGCGAGCTAG